Proteins from one Salaquimonas pukyongi genomic window:
- a CDS encoding DUF1513 domain-containing protein — protein sequence MRQREIGRRAFLASAGASFLASLAPARAERLINAKAVFISGYMDSTKNFGFALLDENGGLVHFEPLPGRAHGFAASPSNTHIVGFARRPGMFAVAIDPLHRHKPRLFHAPEGRHFYGHGAFSADGKLLYATENDFETGDGKIGIYDASDEFQRVGEFESYGVGPHEMVLMSGGRLLAVANGGIRTHPASGRQKLNLPEMQSNFALIDTSSGHLVATFVLPPAFQRMSLRHMTMGRDETLWIGGQFQGDLLKAPSPIFRLSPGGELINLALFKPARAALSGYVGSVAVSQDGNKVGFTSPKGGSIVELDTRFNAQAIIREFPRACGLAGAAKGLAASSELGKFGNQSHNLHWDNHISRLLESAERG from the coding sequence TTGAGACAGCGGGAAATCGGCCGGCGCGCTTTTTTGGCATCTGCTGGTGCCTCATTTCTGGCAAGCTTGGCTCCGGCAAGGGCAGAGCGGCTGATAAATGCAAAAGCGGTGTTCATTTCCGGCTACATGGACAGCACAAAGAACTTCGGATTTGCTCTGCTTGATGAGAACGGCGGTCTTGTCCATTTCGAACCGCTGCCTGGCCGTGCACACGGCTTTGCCGCCTCGCCTTCGAACACACACATTGTCGGATTTGCGCGCCGCCCCGGCATGTTCGCGGTTGCGATCGATCCATTGCACCGGCACAAACCGCGCTTGTTTCACGCGCCCGAAGGAAGGCACTTCTACGGGCATGGCGCATTCTCCGCCGATGGGAAACTGCTCTATGCAACCGAAAATGATTTTGAAACAGGTGATGGCAAGATCGGAATTTATGATGCAAGCGATGAATTCCAGCGCGTTGGAGAATTCGAAAGCTACGGCGTTGGACCGCACGAGATGGTCCTGATGAGCGGCGGCCGGTTGCTTGCTGTTGCCAATGGCGGCATCCGAACCCACCCCGCCAGCGGCAGGCAGAAATTGAACCTTCCTGAAATGCAGTCGAATTTTGCCCTGATCGACACCAGCAGCGGACATCTGGTTGCAACATTTGTCCTGCCGCCGGCGTTCCAGCGAATGTCCCTGCGGCACATGACTATGGGCCGGGACGAAACGCTATGGATCGGTGGCCAGTTTCAGGGTGACTTGCTGAAAGCGCCAAGCCCCATATTCAGACTCTCGCCCGGCGGGGAATTGATCAATCTGGCACTGTTCAAGCCGGCCCGCGCCGCACTGTCGGGATATGTCGGTTCGGTTGCGGTTTCACAGGACGGCAACAAGGTTGGCTTCACAAGCCCCAAAGGCGGCAGCATTGTCGAACTGGATACCAGGTTCAATGCACAGGCCATTATCAGGGAATTTCCCAGGGCTTGCGGCCTTGCGGGCGCTGCCAAGGGGCTTGCCGCTTCCAGCGAACTGGGAAAGTTCGGGAACCAAAGCCACAACCTTCACTGGGACAATCATATCTCCAGATTGCTGGAAAGCGCGGAACGCGGCTGA
- a CDS encoding SulP family inorganic anion transporter, with the protein MRQPKILTALKTYSWRLFVSDLAAGATVATVALPLSLAIAIASGADPAAGLVTAIVAGFLVSLLGGSRVQIGGPTGAFIVVVFGVIAEHGYDGLVLATFMAGFILLVAGYFRAGNLIAHVPEAVVNGFTIGIAIIIATSQLKDFLGLGLAEVPADFLEIVPALWDARLSFNLAAFIIAVASVLLIVFLRRLAPSLPGLVVAVGIASAAVAFFMLPVDTLYSRFGELPRQLPWPQVPVITTTRLIELFPSAMVIAFLAGVESLLSAMVADRMIEGHHRPNAELTAQGVANIASALFAGLPATGAIARTATNIRAGGRTPVAGIVHAVVILLVMLVAAPLAGYLAMPALAALLCVTAWNMSEPHKWREYARGPLSDRLLLLLTLVLTVLVDLTVAIGVGVSIGLALRLSRRKTAESDWTPPDR; encoded by the coding sequence ATGCGCCAGCCCAAGATACTTACAGCGCTCAAGACCTATTCCTGGCGGCTTTTCGTTTCGGATCTGGCCGCCGGAGCGACGGTTGCGACGGTGGCGCTGCCCCTCAGCCTTGCAATTGCCATTGCCTCGGGTGCCGATCCGGCGGCAGGGCTGGTTACCGCGATCGTCGCGGGTTTCCTGGTCTCGCTTCTGGGCGGCAGCCGGGTACAGATTGGCGGGCCGACGGGTGCCTTTATCGTCGTGGTGTTTGGCGTCATCGCCGAGCACGGTTATGACGGGCTGGTGCTGGCGACCTTCATGGCAGGCTTCATCCTGCTTGTTGCCGGCTATTTCCGGGCGGGAAACCTAATTGCCCATGTTCCCGAAGCAGTCGTCAACGGATTTACAATCGGTATTGCCATCATCATCGCGACCAGCCAGTTGAAGGATTTTCTCGGGCTTGGCCTTGCCGAGGTGCCTGCCGATTTTCTGGAGATCGTTCCCGCCCTCTGGGATGCCCGGCTCAGTTTCAATCTTGCGGCCTTCATCATTGCGGTTGCTTCGGTTCTGCTGATCGTTTTCCTGCGCCGTCTGGCACCAAGCCTGCCCGGGCTTGTTGTTGCCGTCGGCATTGCTTCTGCTGCAGTGGCGTTTTTCATGCTTCCTGTTGATACGCTCTACTCGCGGTTTGGCGAATTGCCACGGCAACTGCCCTGGCCACAGGTGCCCGTCATCACCACAACGCGGCTGATCGAGCTGTTTCCCTCTGCCATGGTGATCGCCTTTCTTGCCGGCGTTGAATCACTCCTTTCGGCCATGGTTGCCGACCGCATGATCGAGGGGCATCATCGCCCGAATGCCGAGCTTACCGCACAGGGGGTAGCCAACATAGCTTCGGCCCTTTTTGCCGGCCTGCCTGCCACCGGAGCAATTGCCAGAACCGCAACCAACATCAGGGCAGGGGGCAGGACGCCGGTTGCCGGCATCGTCCATGCCGTCGTCATCCTGCTGGTCATGCTGGTGGCAGCCCCACTTGCCGGTTACCTTGCCATGCCGGCACTGGCTGCGCTTTTGTGTGTCACCGCGTGGAACATGAGTGAGCCGCACAAATGGCGTGAATATGCCCGCGGGCCATTGAGCGATCGATTACTTCTGCTGCTCACCCTGGTGCTGACGGTGCTGGTTGACCTGACGGTGGCGATCGGCGTAGGCGTTTCCATCGGCTTGGCGCTGCGTCTGTCACGGCGCAAGACTGCCGAAAGCGACTGGACCCCGCCCGACCGGTGA
- a CDS encoding SapC family protein: MSKATKAASGSAKAKPASGGKAASTKPAAAKAKPAGERKTAPAANSAGSQSKAAKNGAGKAAGAPAEARKTMYGPVSVLNAKEHGGLQLSPAPDHRFAESMNSVVLAAAEFPQAALHYPIVFAEADGNWSAYAVTGHTNGKNSFIGKDGKWLEGTYIPALIRRYPFVLVADSSQRNLSLAADLSSDMLKGKKGAKLYDDGKPSQTAANILRFCVSFDNQLKASGDLFKRIADSGILVSRRADVTLPDNTKSAIVGFHVVDEQKLADLDDDAFLKLRKDGVLNLIYCHLWSMRSWKNILA; encoded by the coding sequence ATGAGCAAGGCAACGAAGGCTGCTTCCGGCAGCGCAAAAGCCAAACCCGCCTCCGGCGGCAAGGCTGCATCAACAAAGCCGGCTGCCGCGAAGGCAAAACCTGCTGGCGAACGTAAGACTGCGCCTGCTGCAAATTCTGCGGGCAGTCAAAGCAAGGCGGCCAAGAACGGTGCGGGAAAAGCCGCCGGTGCGCCGGCTGAAGCACGCAAGACAATGTATGGCCCGGTAAGTGTGCTGAACGCCAAGGAGCATGGCGGGCTGCAGCTTTCTCCCGCGCCAGATCACCGGTTTGCGGAGAGCATGAATTCGGTGGTTCTTGCGGCTGCCGAGTTTCCGCAAGCTGCGCTGCATTACCCGATCGTCTTCGCAGAAGCCGATGGCAATTGGAGCGCCTACGCGGTGACAGGCCATACCAATGGCAAAAACAGCTTTATCGGCAAAGACGGCAAGTGGCTGGAAGGGACCTATATCCCGGCGCTTATCAGGCGCTATCCCTTTGTGCTGGTGGCCGATAGCAGCCAGCGCAACCTTTCGCTGGCCGCCGATCTGTCGAGCGACATGCTGAAGGGCAAGAAGGGCGCAAAACTGTATGACGACGGCAAGCCGTCGCAGACCGCAGCCAACATACTGCGGTTCTGCGTTTCCTTCGATAATCAGTTGAAAGCATCGGGCGATCTTTTCAAGCGCATCGCGGATAGCGGAATTCTGGTCTCCAGAAGGGCCGATGTGACCCTGCCGGACAACACCAAAAGCGCCATTGTCGGATTTCATGTCGTCGACGAGCAGAAACTGGCCGATCTTGATGACGACGCGTTCTTGAAGTTGCGCAAGGACGGTGTTCTGAACCTGATCTATTGCCATTTGTGGTCGATGCGCAGCTGGAAGAACATTCTCGCCTAG
- a CDS encoding invasion associated locus B family protein, giving the protein MKSIITRSGVFAAAVFSMATLGVVFAQENPTPGRSTEAFQDWSVECTKVPAAAKAEEGEQETGDAAAKKPEETRVCEAVQVYRNNKTRNEIARLAFAYAKGKDDKEAKLKAGLRVIVDVSFKSQPKLADGDTALMEGKFSRCAGKYCYAEFTIGKDGTKALEEAKKAALQFPISSGRVISINVSPKGLADALKVLEGRNKS; this is encoded by the coding sequence GGCAACCCTGGGCGTTGTCTTTGCCCAGGAAAATCCCACGCCCGGGCGGTCCACGGAAGCATTCCAGGACTGGAGCGTGGAATGCACCAAGGTGCCGGCAGCCGCCAAGGCGGAAGAAGGCGAACAGGAAACCGGCGATGCGGCTGCCAAAAAGCCCGAGGAAACGCGGGTTTGTGAGGCGGTGCAGGTATACCGCAACAACAAGACCCGAAACGAGATTGCCCGTCTTGCCTTTGCCTATGCGAAGGGCAAGGATGACAAAGAAGCCAAGTTGAAGGCCGGATTGCGGGTTATCGTCGATGTTTCCTTCAAGTCTCAGCCGAAGCTGGCCGATGGCGATACTGCTTTGATGGAAGGAAAGTTCAGCCGTTGTGCAGGCAAATACTGTTATGCCGAATTCACCATTGGCAAGGACGGCACCAAGGCACTTGAAGAGGCCAAGAAGGCTGCACTGCAGTTTCCGATCAGTTCCGGTCGGGTCATCAGCATCAACGTTTCGCCGAAGGGCTTGGCGGATGCGCTGAAAGTGCTCGAAGGCAGAAACAAGTCGTAA